Genomic DNA from Flavobacterium sp. N502540:
TTTGAAATAGTAGCAATCCAATATCTACTCATTGTTGATTTTTTTTGCACTTTCAATTTGATTTTCAATGTCAGTTGGTAAATGCTTAACAATTCCTTTGGCAACTAATTTTACCCACAAAAATGATAAAATTCCTTTGACAGTCATCGTAACAGAAATTTTAAGTCCGTCTTCAGTATCCTCATAAGTATGCTCTCCATACATTTTGGCAAGCGGGAAAGTGGTTAAATCAGTGAATTTTTTGTATTCAACAATTTCAATAAGTTTTATTTTTATTTTAGGTCCCCCTTTTGGTTTAAGAAGAAAATAATTCCCAATTTTAAATTCTCCTAAAAGTTGAGAATCTTCAACAGTGTCATCCCATTTTTTCCAGTTATTAATATCTGTTGTCAGTTTCCAAATTTGCTCTTTGGTAACTTGTGTTGTAGTTATAGAATACGATTTTGTCCACATATCTTTTGTTTTAATAAGTACAAATATAGTAAGTGTACTTATTAAAAATGAAATTATTTTCTATTTTTTTTCAGAGTTTTTCATTTCGAGAAACGAGAAATCCCCGCAAGTAACTCCGCAATGTATATTGTCAATTTTTGTCGAGCTTCTCGTGGTGATTTCTCGTTTCTCGAAATGAAAATATTGAGTAAATAGTAATTTTTGAAAAGTTTTTGCTATTCTTTTTATGAAACTTTTAACGAATTTGAGTAATCTAAAGACTTAATTCAAAGAATTATGTTAAAATTTCAATTTTAAAGCGTTTTTTGGTTCCATATTGAAAATTTTAAGTTTGAGGCTTTTTTAAAAGCTGAAATTTTATGTTTTATATGTAAAAATGTGTTTTTAGTTTTAAATTGTAATTAAAATAGCTATATGT
This window encodes:
- a CDS encoding SRPBCC family protein; this translates as MWTKSYSITTTQVTKEQIWKLTTDINNWKKWDDTVEDSQLLGEFKIGNYFLLKPKGGPKIKIKLIEIVEYKKFTDLTTFPLAKMYGEHTYEDTEDGLKISVTMTVKGILSFLWVKLVAKGIVKHLPTDIENQIESAKKINNE